One stretch of Amycolatopsis sp. NBC_00345 DNA includes these proteins:
- a CDS encoding aldo/keto reductase: MPLDQYYLLGRSGLRVSRLALGTMNFGTGGFHAAFGKTEDEVRPIFRKYLDEGGNFLDTADFYTAGESETILGRLIAEANVRDRVVLTTKFTNSVDPGDPNAGGNGRKHLIRALEASLRRLGTDHVDLFLLHTWDRLTPAEEVVRTLDDLVRAGKIRYAGLSDVPAWYAAKAQTFAEAHSLTPMINLQLPYSLVQREIETEHVPMGQHLGVGITAWSPLAGGFLTGKYRNGGEGRFADPDAQTWTERDWQLLKPLEEVAGKLGVTMAQVAINWVATQPGIASAIVGASSAGQLGTSMAALDFEIPAELRARLDEASAVPPASVYRMFTPQYQNWIVTPGTKIGDKPDGYRPAVRNW; encoded by the coding sequence ATGCCTCTCGACCAGTACTACCTCCTCGGCCGCTCGGGCCTGCGCGTCAGCCGGCTCGCGCTCGGGACCATGAACTTCGGCACCGGCGGGTTCCACGCCGCCTTCGGGAAGACCGAGGACGAGGTCCGGCCGATCTTCCGCAAGTACCTCGACGAGGGCGGCAACTTCCTCGACACCGCGGACTTCTACACCGCGGGCGAGAGCGAGACCATCCTCGGCCGGCTCATCGCCGAGGCGAACGTGCGCGACCGCGTCGTGCTCACCACCAAGTTCACCAACAGCGTCGACCCCGGCGACCCCAACGCGGGCGGCAACGGCCGCAAGCACCTGATCCGCGCGCTCGAAGCGTCGCTGCGCCGGCTGGGCACGGACCACGTCGACCTTTTCCTGCTGCACACGTGGGATCGGCTCACCCCGGCCGAAGAGGTCGTGCGCACGCTCGACGACCTCGTCCGCGCCGGCAAGATCCGCTACGCCGGCCTGTCGGACGTGCCCGCCTGGTACGCCGCCAAGGCGCAGACGTTCGCCGAGGCGCACTCGCTCACGCCGATGATCAACCTGCAGCTGCCGTATTCACTGGTGCAGCGGGAAATCGAGACCGAGCACGTCCCGATGGGACAGCATCTCGGCGTCGGCATCACGGCGTGGAGCCCCCTGGCGGGCGGTTTCCTCACCGGGAAGTACCGCAACGGTGGCGAAGGCCGCTTCGCCGACCCGGACGCCCAAACCTGGACCGAGCGCGACTGGCAGTTGCTGAAGCCTCTCGAAGAGGTCGCGGGCAAGCTCGGCGTCACGATGGCCCAGGTGGCGATCAACTGGGTCGCGACCCAGCCGGGCATCGCGTCGGCGATCGTCGGGGCCAGCAGCGCCGGGCAGCTGGGCACGAGCATGGCGGCGCTGGACTTCGAGATCCCAGCCGAACTGCGCGCGCGGCTCGACGAAGCGAGCGCGGTGCCGCCGGCGTCGGTGTACCGGATGTTCACGCCGCAGTACCAGAACTGGATCGTCACACCGGGCACCAAGATCGGCGACAAACCGGACGGCTACCGGCCCGCCGTGCGGAACTGGTAG
- a CDS encoding enoyl-CoA hydratase-related protein: MTPYAEITYEVAGRIATVTLNRPRARNGYTVRMSDELSHAMDTADRDEDVRVVVLTGSGKDFSVGADLSAGGFDFDHGDGPPDGWQEPAGRCSKRIFTMNKPVIAALRGASVGGGLTITLSCDYRLAAEDSKFGFVFTRRGMYPEGASAWFLPRLVGMGRAMDWMISGRVFGPDEALSAGLVHSVHAPEAVLDKAYELARDLVANTAPVSVAVTRQLLYRMASAPSPFEAHELDSKLTAGLPTTPDTAEGVLSFLQKRPPEFTMRVDTDLPPYLPWLP; encoded by the coding sequence ATGACGCCCTACGCCGAGATCACCTACGAGGTCGCCGGCCGGATCGCGACGGTCACGCTGAACCGGCCGCGGGCGCGCAACGGCTACACCGTGCGGATGTCCGACGAGCTGAGCCACGCCATGGACACCGCCGACCGCGACGAGGACGTGCGCGTGGTCGTGCTCACCGGCAGTGGCAAGGACTTCTCCGTCGGCGCGGACCTGTCCGCCGGCGGCTTCGACTTCGACCACGGCGACGGGCCGCCCGACGGCTGGCAGGAGCCCGCGGGCCGCTGCTCGAAGCGGATCTTCACGATGAACAAGCCGGTGATCGCCGCGCTGCGGGGCGCGTCCGTCGGGGGCGGGCTGACGATCACCCTGTCCTGCGACTACCGGCTGGCGGCCGAGGACTCCAAGTTCGGCTTCGTGTTCACCCGCCGCGGCATGTACCCCGAGGGCGCGTCGGCCTGGTTCCTCCCTCGGCTCGTCGGAATGGGCAGGGCCATGGACTGGATGATCAGCGGACGCGTGTTCGGGCCGGACGAGGCGCTGAGCGCGGGGCTCGTGCACAGCGTCCACGCGCCGGAAGCCGTGCTGGACAAGGCTTACGAGCTGGCCCGCGACCTCGTCGCGAACACCGCGCCCGTCTCGGTCGCCGTCACCCGCCAGCTGCTCTACCGGATGGCGAGCGCTCCGTCGCCGTTCGAGGCGCACGAGCTGGACTCGAAGCTGACCGCCGGCCTGCCCACCACCCCCGACACCGCCGAAGGCGTGCTGTCGTTCCTCCAGAAGCGCCCGCCGGAATTCACCATGCGCGTCGACACGGACCTGCCGCCCTACCTGCCGTGGCTCCCGTGA
- a CDS encoding acetoacetate decarboxylase family protein: protein MTAYPPEPWRLAGQAYLSVWRLPVAELPALPEGAEPVTAAGRALVVAAWVDYQPPGQLSYHELLAAVAVRGRRPTASITGIWVDSEVSLAGGRALWGIPKDLATFGFNHGRTFTAATADDWIATAAFSRRAGLPVATPAAFEIAQTLDGRPKHSPVTARFKPAAAAADWSVNPRGPLGFLAGRRPIVSAALSGFDLRFGSSKRP, encoded by the coding sequence GTGACCGCCTACCCGCCCGAGCCGTGGCGCCTGGCCGGCCAGGCCTACCTGTCGGTGTGGCGGCTGCCCGTCGCGGAGCTGCCCGCCCTGCCCGAGGGCGCCGAGCCCGTGACCGCGGCCGGCCGTGCGCTGGTGGTCGCCGCCTGGGTCGACTACCAGCCGCCCGGGCAGCTGAGCTACCACGAGCTGCTCGCCGCCGTCGCCGTGCGCGGACGCCGGCCCACCGCGTCGATCACCGGGATCTGGGTCGACAGCGAGGTCTCGCTCGCCGGCGGCCGGGCGCTGTGGGGCATCCCGAAGGACCTCGCCACGTTCGGCTTCAACCATGGGCGCACGTTCACCGCGGCCACGGCGGACGACTGGATCGCCACCGCCGCCTTCTCACGCCGCGCCGGCCTGCCCGTCGCCACGCCCGCCGCGTTCGAGATCGCGCAGACGCTCGACGGCCGGCCCAAGCACAGCCCCGTCACGGCGCGGTTCAAGCCGGCCGCGGCGGCCGCCGACTGGTCCGTGAACCCGCGCGGGCCGCTCGGCTTCCTGGCCGGGCGTCGCCCGATCGTGAGCGCCGCGCTGAGCGGTTTCGATCTTCGTTTCGGCAGCTCGAAACGGCCCTGA
- a CDS encoding DUF3558 domain-containing protein: protein MVVTVALAAGCSGKPAAAPASTPPSPVGEALPHSGAPKVDHPLPESVLSGDPCQGALTPDQLKQILGTAPQGKPDSTAGLGPDCDWHADAAVSVSYTTQDHQGLSAAYKNAKPKVTLWRVLPPIQGFPAVGYADKQGEKTGDICTVSVGVADDLSFNATLQLSYAKRGKADPCELAARVADMVVTNLRQKAGS from the coding sequence ATGGTCGTGACCGTTGCCCTGGCAGCGGGCTGTTCCGGGAAACCGGCCGCTGCCCCCGCGAGTACCCCGCCGTCGCCCGTCGGCGAGGCGTTGCCGCACAGCGGCGCCCCCAAGGTCGATCACCCGCTCCCGGAGTCCGTGCTCTCCGGTGATCCCTGCCAAGGCGCGTTGACCCCGGACCAGCTCAAACAGATCCTCGGCACCGCGCCACAAGGCAAACCAGACTCCACAGCCGGCCTCGGCCCGGACTGCGACTGGCACGCTGACGCAGCTGTCTCGGTGAGCTACACAACACAGGATCACCAGGGTCTCAGTGCTGCGTATAAGAACGCCAAGCCAAAGGTGACGTTGTGGCGGGTCCTCCCGCCGATCCAGGGCTTCCCGGCCGTCGGATACGCCGACAAGCAGGGTGAGAAAACAGGCGACATCTGCACGGTGAGTGTCGGCGTTGCGGACGATCTCTCGTTCAATGCGACGTTGCAGTTGAGCTACGCTAAAAGGGGTAAGGCGGATCCGTGTGAGCTGGCGGCGCGGGTGGCGGACATGGTGGTCACCAACCTGCGGCAGAAAGCGGGTTCGTGA
- a CDS encoding ribonucleotide-diphosphate reductase subunit beta: MTNVESTGVTGLGEIEVGAARINVDDKRMINARADVNQLLPMKYRWAWEKYLAGCNNHWMPTEVAMQADIALWKSPDGLTEDERQMLKRNLGFFATAESLVANNIVLAVYRQITNPECRQYLLRQAFEEAVHTHTFQYICESLGLVEGELFNMYREVPSISDKDAWALKYTQHLEDPDFETGTPEADTAFLRDLVAFYVIFEGMWFYTGFAQILSLGRRNKMVGIAEQYQYILRDESIHLNFGIDCINQIKIENPHLWTEEFQAEVRGMLKEACELEVSYARDTMPRGMLGLSAQLCEQYMHFITDRRAQQIGLAPIFGETENPFPWMSEAMDLKKEKNFFETRVIEYQSGGALDWD, encoded by the coding sequence ATGACCAACGTGGAGAGCACCGGCGTGACCGGCCTCGGTGAGATCGAGGTCGGCGCCGCCCGGATCAACGTCGACGACAAGCGGATGATCAACGCCCGCGCCGACGTGAACCAGCTGCTGCCGATGAAGTACCGCTGGGCGTGGGAGAAGTACCTCGCCGGCTGCAACAACCACTGGATGCCGACCGAGGTCGCCATGCAGGCCGACATCGCGCTGTGGAAGTCGCCGGACGGCCTCACCGAGGACGAGCGGCAGATGCTCAAGCGCAACCTCGGCTTCTTCGCCACGGCGGAGTCGCTGGTGGCCAACAACATCGTGCTCGCGGTGTACCGGCAGATCACCAACCCGGAGTGCCGCCAGTACCTGCTGCGCCAGGCCTTCGAGGAGGCCGTGCACACGCACACCTTCCAGTACATCTGCGAGAGCCTCGGCCTGGTCGAGGGCGAGCTGTTCAACATGTACCGCGAGGTGCCGTCCATTTCGGACAAGGACGCGTGGGCGCTGAAGTACACGCAGCACCTGGAGGACCCGGACTTCGAGACCGGGACGCCGGAGGCCGACACCGCGTTCCTGCGCGACCTGGTGGCGTTCTACGTGATCTTCGAGGGCATGTGGTTCTACACCGGCTTCGCGCAGATCCTCTCGCTCGGCCGGCGGAACAAGATGGTCGGCATCGCCGAGCAGTACCAGTACATCCTGCGCGACGAGTCGATCCACCTGAACTTCGGCATCGACTGCATCAACCAGATCAAGATCGAGAACCCGCACCTGTGGACCGAGGAGTTCCAGGCCGAGGTGCGCGGGATGCTGAAGGAGGCGTGTGAGCTGGAGGTCTCCTACGCCCGCGACACCATGCCGCGCGGCATGCTCGGCCTGTCGGCGCAGCTGTGCGAGCAGTACATGCACTTCATCACCGACCGGCGCGCGCAGCAGATCGGCCTCGCGCCCATCTTCGGCGAGACGGAGAACCCGTTCCCGTGGATGTCCGAGGCGATGGACCTGAAGAAGGAGAAGAACTTCTTCGAGACCCGCGTCATCGAGTACCAGTCGGGCGGGGCGCTGGACTGGGACTGA
- the metE gene encoding 5-methyltetrahydropteroyltriglutamate--homocysteine S-methyltransferase: MNTIGTTILGSPRIGPDRELKRALERYWAGRIDAAELLATGRALRTRAWTGHRDAGLDSIPSGTFSHYDHVLDTAELFGALPERFTGLGLSPLDTYFAAARGVQDAPALEMTKWFDTNYHYLVPELGPDTKFTLTGSKPLDEYREARALGIETRPVLVGPVTFLLLAKATVPGFEPLELLDELLPAYAELLRQLRDEGVEWVQLDEPAFAGDRTTAELNALTRAYHVLAKSEDRPKILVAGYFGGLGRGLGVLARSPIEALAVDLVTDESFVDDVAAEGALRDKEVLAGVVDGRNVWRTDPDRALEKARKLLGTAASVSVSTSCSLLHVPYDVERETSLDARLKGWLAFARQKVDEVVLLGRALREEDVDLTAARAAVADRAAATEVTDPRVRERLAALRPEDATRPPYEQRAAAQQAELGLPPLPTTTIGSFPQTTDVRKARAALRSGELDEAGYVAAMHAEIERVVRLQEELGLDVLVHGEPERNDMVQYFAEQLDGFAATEFGWVQSYGSRCVRPPILFGDVSRPAPMTVPWARYAQQLSEKPVKGMLTGPVTILAWSFVRDDQPLADTALQVALAIRDEVGDLEAAGVRVVQVDEPALRELLPLRAAGHEAYFAWAVRAFRVATSGAADATQVHTHMCYSEFGEVLPAIDALDADVTSIEAARSKMEVLDDLSGAGFARGVGPGVYDIHSPRVPGVEEVADLLRTAVAAVPVGRLWVNPDCGLKTRGYAEVDPALRNLVAAAKQVRSEQA, encoded by the coding sequence GTGAACACCATCGGCACCACCATCCTGGGCAGCCCGCGCATCGGGCCGGACCGGGAGCTCAAGCGCGCCCTGGAGCGGTACTGGGCGGGCCGGATCGACGCGGCGGAGCTGCTGGCCACCGGCCGCGCGCTGCGGACCCGCGCCTGGACCGGGCACCGCGACGCCGGGCTGGACTCGATCCCGTCCGGCACCTTCTCCCACTACGACCACGTGCTCGACACCGCCGAGCTGTTCGGCGCGCTGCCGGAGCGCTTCACGGGTCTGGGGCTTTCGCCGCTGGACACCTATTTCGCGGCGGCGCGCGGGGTACAGGACGCGCCCGCGCTCGAGATGACGAAGTGGTTCGACACCAACTATCACTACCTGGTCCCGGAGCTGGGCCCGGACACGAAGTTCACGCTGACCGGCAGCAAGCCGCTCGACGAGTACCGCGAGGCCCGCGCGCTCGGCATCGAGACGCGGCCGGTGCTCGTCGGCCCGGTCACGTTCCTGCTGCTGGCGAAGGCGACCGTGCCGGGCTTCGAGCCGCTGGAGCTGCTCGACGAACTGCTCCCGGCGTACGCCGAGTTGTTGCGCCAGCTGCGCGACGAAGGCGTGGAGTGGGTCCAGCTCGACGAGCCGGCCTTCGCCGGCGACCGCACCACCGCCGAGCTGAACGCGCTGACCCGCGCGTACCACGTGCTGGCCAAGTCCGAGGACCGGCCGAAGATCCTCGTCGCCGGGTACTTCGGCGGGCTCGGGCGCGGGCTCGGTGTGCTGGCCCGCTCCCCCATCGAGGCGCTGGCCGTCGACCTGGTCACCGACGAGTCCTTTGTGGACGACGTCGCGGCCGAGGGCGCGTTGCGGGACAAGGAGGTGCTCGCGGGGGTGGTCGACGGCCGCAACGTGTGGCGCACCGACCCGGACCGCGCGCTGGAGAAGGCCCGCAAGCTGCTCGGCACGGCCGCGTCCGTGAGCGTCTCGACGTCCTGTTCGCTGCTGCACGTGCCCTACGACGTCGAGCGTGAGACGAGCCTCGACGCCCGGCTGAAGGGCTGGCTGGCGTTCGCGCGGCAGAAGGTGGACGAGGTGGTGCTGCTCGGCCGAGCGCTGCGCGAGGAGGACGTGGACCTCACCGCGGCCCGTGCGGCCGTGGCGGACCGCGCCGCGGCCACCGAGGTGACCGACCCGCGCGTGCGGGAACGGCTCGCCGCCCTGCGGCCGGAAGACGCCACGCGCCCGCCGTACGAGCAGCGCGCGGCGGCGCAACAGGCCGAGCTGGGCCTGCCGCCGTTGCCGACGACCACGATCGGCTCATTCCCGCAGACCACCGACGTCCGCAAGGCCCGCGCGGCGCTGCGCTCGGGCGAGCTGGACGAGGCCGGTTACGTCGCCGCGATGCACGCCGAGATCGAGCGCGTGGTGCGGCTGCAGGAAGAGCTGGGCCTCGACGTGCTGGTGCACGGCGAGCCGGAACGCAACGACATGGTGCAGTACTTCGCCGAGCAGCTGGACGGCTTTGCCGCCACCGAGTTCGGCTGGGTGCAGTCCTATGGCTCCCGCTGCGTCCGCCCGCCGATCCTGTTCGGCGACGTCTCGCGGCCGGCGCCGATGACCGTCCCGTGGGCGCGGTACGCCCAGCAGCTCAGCGAAAAGCCGGTGAAGGGCATGCTGACCGGCCCGGTGACGATCCTGGCGTGGTCGTTCGTCCGGGACGACCAGCCGCTGGCCGACACCGCGCTGCAGGTCGCGCTGGCGATCCGTGACGAGGTGGGCGACCTGGAGGCCGCGGGCGTGCGGGTGGTCCAGGTCGACGAGCCCGCGCTGCGGGAGCTGCTGCCGCTGCGTGCGGCCGGGCACGAGGCGTACTTCGCGTGGGCCGTGCGCGCGTTCCGCGTCGCGACTTCCGGGGCGGCCGACGCCACCCAGGTCCACACGCACATGTGCTACTCGGAGTTCGGCGAGGTGCTGCCCGCGATCGACGCGCTCGACGCCGACGTCACCAGCATCGAGGCGGCGCGGTCGAAGATGGAGGTGCTGGACGACCTCTCCGGAGCCGGCTTCGCCCGCGGCGTCGGCCCGGGCGTTTACGACATCCACTCGCCGCGCGTTCCCGGCGTCGAGGAGGTGGCGGACCTGCTGCGCACGGCCGTCGCCGCCGTGCCGGTCGGCCGCCTGTGGGTGAACCCGGACTGCGGCCTCAAGACCCGCGGTTACGCCGAGGTCGACCCGGCACTGCGGAACCTGGTGGCGGCGGCCAAGCAGGTGCGCTCCGAGCAGGCCTGA
- a CDS encoding ESX secretion-associated protein EspG, with the protein MSVIDRPVRMPRPVFLMSWELAGLGELPVVVEPDQTYRTDDATATLRQRVLDTLDWLGLASSDGVLVPQYRATLGVLATARREVYCWSNLRYGGGQDSGAILAAEAGRDAIRLMTDHEVIQLDPVRPRDLVESLVDALPTRPPGGVRPLRVPKAHYDDAGRDYGADDPLTEVSEQADELRRLMRADRDAVHQLYAATRDSAGDRTRSTTLSVIDFTREGRVLSFVNDGPDGHPQINLHPGHRVHLVDALTLTLNALG; encoded by the coding sequence GTGAGCGTGATCGATCGGCCGGTGCGGATGCCCCGGCCCGTGTTCCTCATGTCCTGGGAGCTGGCCGGGCTCGGTGAACTCCCGGTCGTCGTCGAACCGGACCAGACCTACCGGACCGACGACGCCACGGCCACGCTCCGGCAGCGTGTCCTCGATACGCTGGACTGGCTCGGGCTGGCCTCCTCCGATGGCGTGCTCGTCCCACAGTATCGGGCCACGCTCGGGGTGCTCGCCACGGCTCGGCGCGAGGTGTACTGCTGGAGCAACCTTCGTTATGGCGGCGGGCAGGACAGCGGGGCGATCTTGGCCGCCGAGGCCGGGCGGGACGCGATCCGGCTGATGACCGATCACGAGGTGATCCAGCTCGACCCCGTCCGACCGCGAGACTTGGTCGAGAGCCTGGTGGATGCGCTTCCAACCCGTCCGCCGGGCGGGGTCAGGCCGTTGCGCGTGCCGAAGGCTCACTACGACGATGCCGGCCGCGACTACGGTGCCGATGATCCCCTCACCGAGGTCTCCGAACAGGCCGACGAACTGCGGCGCCTGATGCGCGCCGACCGAGACGCGGTTCACCAGCTCTACGCCGCGACCCGCGACAGCGCCGGGGACCGCACCCGCAGCACAACACTGTCCGTCATCGACTTCACCCGCGAGGGCCGGGTCTTGAGTTTCGTCAACGACGGCCCGGACGGCCACCCGCAGATCAATCTCCATCCCGGCCACCGCGTCCATCTGGTCGATGCACTCACCCTTACCCTCAACGCGCTCGGGTAG
- a CDS encoding ribonucleoside-diphosphate reductase subunit alpha, whose product MSVETGQRPASSSDTTPSAVHVIRRDGNVSPFDAGKITVALTKAFLAVEGGDAAASSRVHHVVAELTEQVEASLLRHAGPETALHIEQIQDLVELALMRGGHHKVARAYVLYREERAKAREAATPVPAEVALSVKGVDGVLRPLDWARVSHVVGEAVAGLEDVSAEPVLTEAKRNLYDGISADELALAQIMAARVLVEQEPNYSYVSARLLLDKLRGEALSYLAATPRLASQDEMAAEYPAYFRAYLRRAVELELVDGELLRFDLDKITEAIRPERDLDFGFLGLQTLYDRYFQHHNGTRFELPQAFFMRVAMGLAIREDNREARAIEFYELLSSFHFMASTPTLFNSGTTRAQLSSCFLTTVDDDLDSIFQAYKNNALLAKYSGGLGNDWTPVRGLGAHIKGTNGQSQGVVPFLKIANDTAVAVNQGGKRKGAACAYLETWHVDIEEFLDLRKNTGDDRRRTHDMNTANWVPDEFLRRVEADAQWTLFSPNETPDLHDLYGNAFAERYREYEAAAERGEIKVFRKLRAVELWRRMLTMLFETGHPWITFKDPCNLRSPQQHVGVVHSSNLCTEITLNTNAEEVAVCNLGSVNLLKHVTPEGLDTERLEKTVRTAVRMLDNVIDINFYTIPEARRSNLRHRPVGLGIMGFQDALFEIGVPFASADAVKFADVSMEHVSYYAISASTDLAEERGQYQSFEGSLWSRGILPIDSMQLLIDARQGDGLDVDTSSTLDWAPLRERVKTVGMRNSNVMAIAPTATISNISGVGQSIEPLFQNLFVKSNMSGDFTVVNPHLVKSLKARGLWDEVMVSDLKYFDGSLGQIDRVPDDLKALYATAFEIESKWIVDAGSVRQKWIDQAQSLNLYIAAPSGRKLDELYRYAWHKGLKTTYYLRAQSATHVEKSTLRGTDGKLNAVSAAATTTAPAAAAPAAAAAPSPSVAPAPSASAAVPAAAVPAAAVPAVPVTPPAAKPEPKEMPKVDDVDFVATEGAACRIDDPDCEACQ is encoded by the coding sequence ATGTCAGTGGAAACCGGTCAGCGGCCGGCCTCGTCGTCGGACACCACACCGAGCGCCGTCCACGTCATCCGGCGGGACGGCAACGTCTCGCCGTTCGACGCCGGCAAGATCACGGTGGCGCTGACCAAGGCGTTCCTCGCGGTCGAGGGCGGCGACGCCGCCGCTTCCTCCCGCGTGCACCACGTGGTCGCCGAGCTGACCGAGCAGGTCGAGGCCTCCCTGCTGCGCCACGCCGGGCCGGAGACCGCCCTGCACATCGAGCAGATCCAGGACCTCGTCGAGCTGGCCCTGATGCGCGGCGGGCACCACAAGGTCGCCCGCGCGTACGTGCTCTACCGCGAGGAGCGCGCCAAGGCCCGCGAAGCCGCTACGCCGGTGCCGGCCGAGGTCGCGCTCAGCGTCAAGGGCGTCGACGGCGTCCTGCGCCCGCTCGACTGGGCCCGCGTGTCCCACGTCGTGGGCGAGGCCGTGGCCGGGCTCGAGGACGTGTCCGCCGAGCCGGTGCTGACCGAGGCCAAGCGCAACCTCTACGACGGCATCAGCGCCGACGAGCTGGCGCTGGCCCAGATCATGGCCGCCCGGGTGCTCGTCGAGCAGGAGCCGAACTACTCCTACGTCAGTGCCCGGCTGCTGCTGGACAAGCTGCGCGGCGAGGCGCTGAGCTACCTGGCCGCGACGCCGCGCCTGGCCAGCCAGGACGAGATGGCCGCCGAGTACCCCGCCTACTTCCGCGCCTACCTGCGCCGCGCGGTCGAGCTGGAGCTGGTCGACGGCGAGCTGCTGCGCTTCGACCTGGACAAGATCACCGAGGCGATCCGCCCCGAGCGCGACCTCGACTTCGGCTTCCTCGGCCTGCAGACGCTGTACGACCGGTACTTCCAGCACCACAACGGCACGCGGTTCGAGCTGCCGCAGGCGTTTTTCATGCGCGTCGCGATGGGACTGGCGATCCGCGAGGACAACCGCGAAGCCCGCGCCATCGAGTTTTACGAGCTGCTGTCGAGCTTCCACTTCATGGCGTCCACCCCGACGCTGTTCAACTCGGGCACCACGCGCGCGCAGCTGTCGTCCTGCTTCCTGACCACCGTCGACGACGACCTGGACTCGATCTTCCAGGCGTACAAGAACAACGCGCTGCTGGCGAAGTACTCGGGCGGCCTCGGCAACGACTGGACCCCGGTCCGCGGCCTCGGCGCGCACATCAAGGGCACCAACGGCCAGTCGCAGGGCGTCGTGCCGTTCCTGAAGATCGCCAACGACACCGCCGTCGCGGTGAACCAGGGCGGCAAGCGCAAGGGCGCGGCGTGCGCGTACCTCGAGACCTGGCACGTGGACATCGAGGAATTCCTCGACCTGCGCAAGAACACCGGTGACGACCGCCGCCGCACGCACGACATGAACACGGCCAACTGGGTGCCGGACGAGTTCCTGCGCCGCGTCGAGGCCGACGCGCAGTGGACGCTGTTCTCGCCCAACGAGACGCCGGACCTGCACGACCTCTACGGCAACGCGTTCGCCGAGCGTTACCGCGAGTACGAGGCCGCCGCCGAGCGCGGTGAGATCAAGGTGTTCCGCAAGCTCCGCGCGGTCGAGCTGTGGCGCCGCATGCTGACCATGCTGTTCGAGACCGGCCACCCGTGGATCACCTTCAAGGACCCGTGCAACCTGCGCTCGCCGCAGCAGCACGTCGGCGTCGTGCACTCGTCCAACCTGTGCACTGAGATCACGCTGAACACCAACGCCGAAGAGGTCGCGGTCTGCAACCTCGGCTCGGTGAACCTGCTCAAGCACGTCACCCCCGAAGGGCTCGACACCGAGCGCCTCGAGAAGACCGTGCGCACGGCCGTCCGCATGCTGGACAACGTGATCGACATCAACTTCTACACGATCCCGGAGGCGCGCCGCTCCAACCTGCGCCACCGCCCGGTGGGCCTGGGCATCATGGGCTTCCAGGACGCGCTGTTCGAGATCGGCGTGCCGTTCGCCTCCGCCGACGCGGTGAAGTTCGCCGACGTCAGCATGGAGCACGTGTCGTACTACGCGATCTCCGCGTCGACCGACCTGGCCGAGGAGCGGGGCCAGTACCAGTCGTTCGAGGGCTCGCTGTGGAGCCGCGGCATCCTGCCGATCGACTCGATGCAGCTGCTGATCGACGCGCGCCAGGGCGACGGCCTCGACGTCGACACCTCCTCGACGCTCGACTGGGCGCCGCTGCGCGAGCGGGTCAAGACCGTCGGCATGCGCAACTCCAACGTGATGGCGATCGCGCCGACCGCGACGATCTCCAACATCTCCGGGGTCGGCCAGTCGATCGAGCCGCTGTTCCAGAACCTGTTCGTCAAGTCGAACATGTCCGGCGACTTCACCGTGGTCAACCCGCACCTGGTCAAGAGCCTCAAAGCCCGCGGCCTGTGGGACGAGGTGATGGTCAGCGACCTGAAGTACTTCGACGGCAGCCTCGGCCAGATCGACCGCGTGCCGGACGACCTGAAGGCGCTCTACGCCACCGCGTTCGAGATCGAGTCGAAGTGGATCGTGGACGCCGGCTCGGTCCGGCAGAAGTGGATCGACCAGGCGCAGTCGCTGAACCTGTACATCGCGGCGCCCAGCGGCCGCAAGCTCGACGAGCTGTACCGCTACGCGTGGCACAAGGGCCTCAAGACCACGTACTACCTGCGCGCCCAGTCCGCGACGCACGTGGAGAAGAGCACCCTGCGCGGCACCGACGGCAAGCTGAACGCCGTCTCCGCCGCCGCCACCACGACCGCCCCGGCCGCTGCCGCTCCGGCCGCTGCCGCCGCTCCGTCCCCGTCGGTCGCGCCGGCGCCGTCCGCCTCGGCCGCGGTCCCGGCCGCCGCGGTCCCGGCCGCCGCGGTCCCGGCCGTGCCCGTCACGCCGCCCGCCGCGAAGCCGGAGCCCAAGGAGATGCCGAAGGTCGACGACGTCGACTTCGTCGCCACCGAAGGCGCCGCCTGCCGGATCGACGACCCCGACTGCGAAGCCTGCCAGTAG
- a CDS encoding VOC family protein, with the protein MIRLGTVVLGVDDMGRALAFWRQALSYVLRDGEPGEEFTVLVPPDGGGFGLSLQLSGSPVQELPRVHVDLYAGSAEEHAAEWSLVSLGACLVSSRPRRRYSGMIERLDKVAKAPLESVMIIEGLAAKFARDGAFQVSVPWVWSSRRRDPLCGNPDGVAWPFRQTWVAPAPAGTGCPAATRAR; encoded by the coding sequence ATGATCCGACTCGGCACGGTGGTACTCGGCGTGGACGACATGGGGCGGGCGCTGGCCTTCTGGCGGCAGGCGCTCAGTTACGTCCTGCGGGACGGTGAGCCGGGGGAGGAGTTCACGGTGCTGGTCCCGCCCGACGGCGGCGGTTTCGGGCTGTCGTTGCAGCTGAGCGGCTCGCCCGTGCAGGAGTTGCCGCGGGTGCATGTGGACCTGTATGCCGGCAGCGCCGAGGAGCACGCTGCGGAGTGGAGCCTGGTGTCCCTCGGCGCCTGCTTGGTGTCTTCCCGACCACGGCGGCGGTACAGCGGCATGATCGAACGACTCGACAAGGTGGCCAAGGCGCCACTCGAATCAGTCATGATCATCGAAGGCCTCGCCGCCAAGTTTGCCCGGGACGGAGCGTTCCAGGTGTCCGTCCCCTGGGTTTGGTCGTCCCGTCGTCGAGATCCCCTCTGCGGCAACCCAGACGGGGTGGCCTGGCCATTCCGGCAGACGTGGGTCGCACCTGCGCCTGCCGGAACTGGTTGCCCTGCCGCTACCCGAGCGCGTTGA